The following proteins are co-located in the Flavobacteriales bacterium genome:
- a CDS encoding F0F1 ATP synthase subunit C, translated as MDNSTIIATASIITAGLTTGLGVLMPALGQGKAIASALNSMAQQPDSASTITRTLFVGLAMLESLAIYCFVISMILIFANPFWNQLIGQ; from the coding sequence ATGGACAACTCAACAATCATTGCTACGGCATCCATCATCACCGCAGGGCTTACCACGGGGCTGGGCGTTCTGATGCCGGCCCTCGGACAGGGAAAGGCCATCGCGTCAGCACTCAATTCCATGGCGCAGCAGCCGGATTCGGCTTCCACCATTACCCGAACGCTGTTCGTGGGATTGGCCATGCTCGAATCGTTGGCGATCTACTGCTTCGTCATTTCCATGATCCTCATTTTCGCCAATCCGTTCTGGAATCAACTCATCGGGCAGTAA
- a CDS encoding thymidine phosphorylase, with protein MAHKSNTLKLKRLGIDTQQEHIAFMRKDCHVCISEGFEALTRIRLSHGKKTIVASLNIIKSELLPHGKIGLSESAIRALGVKEGDEIAVSHLHPIDSLSYVRSKIYGNTLTRPQLQQIVQDIVQGQYSNIHLSAFVTACADDHMNTNEITYLTEAMITNGERIHWDGNMIVDKHCIGGLPGNRTTPIVVSIIAAAGLTIPKTSSRAITSPAGTADTMEVMTNVNLTMAQIRKVVEQEGGCVAWGGTAKLSPADDVLIRVERALDIDSEGQLIASVLSKKVAAGSDHVVIDMPVGETAKLRSIDAANRLKVEMEKVAHAIGLKLKVVITDGTQPVGRGIGPALEARDVLAVLRNDADAPDDLKERALLLAGELLELSETVDAGEGNNEAKRILESGDAYKKFVAICKAQGRFNEPILAKYRYEVKSDRDGTVVRVDNRKLAKLAKLAGAPDNKASGVDFLAPVGTAVLTGQVLYVIHAESEGELEYALEYHDVQQEVITIQ; from the coding sequence ATGGCACACAAGTCCAACACATTGAAATTGAAGCGGCTGGGCATCGACACCCAGCAGGAACACATCGCCTTTATGCGGAAGGACTGTCATGTGTGCATTTCGGAAGGGTTTGAGGCGCTGACGCGCATCCGTCTCTCCCATGGAAAGAAGACCATTGTGGCCAGTCTCAACATCATCAAGAGCGAACTGTTGCCGCATGGAAAGATCGGTCTGTCGGAATCGGCCATTCGTGCTTTGGGGGTAAAGGAAGGGGATGAGATCGCTGTGTCGCACCTCCATCCGATCGATTCCTTGAGCTACGTGCGTTCCAAGATCTACGGGAACACGCTTACGCGACCACAGTTGCAGCAGATCGTGCAGGATATTGTGCAAGGCCAGTATTCGAACATTCATCTTTCCGCGTTTGTCACCGCATGCGCGGATGACCACATGAACACGAACGAGATCACGTACCTCACCGAGGCCATGATCACCAATGGCGAACGGATTCATTGGGATGGAAACATGATCGTGGACAAGCATTGCATCGGTGGATTGCCCGGCAACCGGACCACGCCCATTGTCGTGTCCATCATCGCGGCAGCGGGATTGACCATTCCTAAAACCTCTTCGCGGGCTATCACTTCTCCGGCAGGAACGGCTGACACCATGGAAGTGATGACCAATGTGAACCTGACCATGGCCCAGATACGCAAGGTGGTGGAACAGGAGGGCGGCTGTGTGGCCTGGGGCGGAACGGCCAAGCTGAGTCCAGCAGACGATGTGCTGATACGGGTAGAACGCGCCTTGGACATTGACAGCGAAGGACAGCTTATCGCCTCGGTGCTTTCCAAGAAGGTGGCGGCAGGTTCGGACCATGTGGTCATTGATATGCCCGTGGGTGAAACGGCCAAACTGCGAAGCATTGATGCGGCCAACAGGCTCAAAGTGGAGATGGAGAAGGTGGCGCATGCCATCGGTCTCAAACTCAAAGTGGTCATTACCGATGGTACGCAGCCTGTGGGCAGAGGTATCGGTCCTGCGTTGGAAGCGCGTGATGTACTTGCCGTGCTGCGCAATGATGCGGACGCGCCAGATGATCTGAAGGAACGCGCCCTGCTGCTGGCAGGCGAACTGCTTGAACTTTCCGAGACCGTGGACGCAGGCGAAGGGAACAACGAGGCCAAGCGGATTCTCGAATCAGGGGACGCCTACAAAAAGTTCGTGGCCATCTGTAAGGCGCAGGGACGGTTCAATGAGCCGATTTTGGCAAAATACCGGTATGAAGTGAAATCGGACCGAGATGGCACCGTGGTGCGTGTGGATAACCGCAAACTGGCCAAGCTCGCCAAGTTGGCCGGAGCGCCCGACAATAAAGCTTCGGGTGTGGATTTTCTGGCACCTGTGGGAACGGCTGTTCTTACCGGACAGGTTCTGTATGTCATTCATGCCGAATCGGAAGGGGAATTGGAATACGCCCTCGAATACCACGATGTGCAACAGGAAGTGATAACCATTCAATAG
- a CDS encoding ATPase, whose product MKNKTVNVRKMNGELAPFDSSKLRKSLDRSKASEEVIDKVIGEVEALLYEGIGTKEIYRKAFSILKKTSSHTAARFSLKKAIYGLGPSGFPFERLVGEILVYQGFQTKLDVIVQGKCVTHEVDVVADKGQLELMVECKFHGDRLHFCDVKVPLYIHSRFRDIEQEWSKLAENKNRKLEGWIFTNTRFTADAVRYGNCANLKLVGWDHPKGEGLQHLIDLTGLHPITCLTTLTLAEKSKFIKQEKILCKELLENPRMLNRMNISTARQDKILDEAKSLCNGQIATK is encoded by the coding sequence ATGAAGAACAAGACGGTGAATGTGAGGAAGATGAATGGCGAACTGGCTCCGTTCGATTCTTCAAAATTGAGGAAATCGCTGGATCGGTCGAAGGCCAGCGAGGAGGTGATCGATAAAGTGATCGGTGAAGTGGAAGCATTGCTTTATGAAGGCATCGGCACCAAGGAGATCTACCGCAAGGCGTTCAGCATTCTGAAGAAGACCTCCAGTCATACGGCTGCACGGTTCTCTCTCAAAAAGGCCATTTACGGGTTAGGCCCGTCCGGATTTCCGTTCGAGCGATTGGTAGGCGAGATATTGGTCTATCAGGGTTTTCAGACCAAATTGGATGTCATTGTGCAGGGCAAATGCGTGACGCATGAAGTGGACGTGGTGGCGGACAAAGGCCAATTGGAACTGATGGTGGAGTGCAAATTCCATGGCGACCGCCTGCATTTCTGCGATGTGAAGGTGCCGCTCTACATCCATTCGCGCTTCCGCGATATTGAACAGGAATGGAGCAAACTTGCCGAGAACAAGAATAGAAAACTGGAAGGTTGGATTTTTACCAACACGCGGTTTACGGCCGATGCAGTCAGGTATGGAAACTGTGCCAACCTGAAATTAGTAGGCTGGGATCACCCAAAAGGCGAAGGACTTCAGCACCTGATCGATCTGACGGGGCTGCATCCGATCACGTGCCTCACCACATTGACATTGGCAGAGAAATCGAAATTCATCAAACAGGAAAAGATACTGTGCAAAGAACTGCTGGAGAACCCACGCATGTTGAACAGAATGAACATCAGCACAGCACGACAAGACAAAATTTTAGACGAGGCAAAAAGCCTCTGTAACGGACAAATAGCAACGAAATGA
- a CDS encoding MBL fold metallo-hydrolase, translated as MNEKKKIQVHFLGAAGTVTGSKYLVDTGEKKILIDCGMFQGLKKLRLMNWDYLPVNVEEIDTVLITHGHLDHVGYLPRLVKAGFKYSIQATAPTLDIAAIVLRDSGQIQEEEAERANKEGYTKHHPAEALYTLKDAEKAIQHFATVPEGQWMNLYEGVQVRFQYNGHIIGATFIELDIYGKRFVFSGDVGRPDDLLMKPPKKPERADVLFVESTYGDRLHPKEDTKAKLREVVNSTVEKGGTLIIPSFAVERTQTLMYLLWQLKEEKLIPDVPMIMDSPMGANVLSVFNTYHEWHKLPKNECTKMCKAFRIVRRYKETWEVINNSESKIVVAGSGMVSGGRVLTYLQQFINKPDTTVLLAGFQAEGTRGRALLEGASELKIYGKYVEVKAEILNMQTLSAHADQAELLDWMNAISNKPEQVFIVHGERHAADMFRVKVQDTYGWNCTVPDLYSIVEFPVENVAEEA; from the coding sequence ATGAACGAGAAGAAGAAGATTCAGGTACACTTTCTGGGCGCAGCCGGAACAGTAACAGGCTCAAAATATCTGGTAGATACGGGCGAGAAGAAGATATTGATCGACTGTGGTATGTTCCAGGGTTTGAAGAAGCTGCGGCTTATGAACTGGGATTACCTGCCGGTGAACGTGGAGGAGATCGACACCGTGCTGATCACACACGGACATTTGGACCACGTGGGCTATCTGCCACGCTTGGTGAAGGCCGGTTTCAAGTACAGCATTCAGGCAACGGCACCAACGCTGGATATTGCGGCCATCGTGCTGCGCGATAGCGGGCAGATACAAGAGGAAGAGGCCGAACGCGCCAATAAGGAAGGCTACACGAAGCATCATCCGGCAGAGGCACTTTACACCTTGAAGGATGCTGAGAAGGCCATCCAGCATTTTGCCACCGTGCCAGAAGGACAATGGATGAATCTTTATGAAGGCGTTCAGGTGCGATTCCAATACAACGGGCACATCATCGGGGCCACCTTCATTGAACTGGATATTTATGGCAAGCGGTTCGTGTTCTCAGGCGATGTGGGCCGTCCTGACGATCTACTGATGAAGCCGCCAAAGAAACCGGAGCGCGCAGATGTCTTGTTCGTGGAAAGCACCTACGGAGACCGACTGCATCCGAAGGAAGACACCAAGGCCAAGCTGCGCGAAGTGGTCAACAGCACGGTGGAGAAGGGCGGAACGCTCATCATCCCAAGTTTTGCTGTAGAACGCACACAGACGCTGATGTACTTGCTTTGGCAACTCAAAGAAGAGAAGCTGATACCCGATGTGCCGATGATCATGGACAGTCCGATGGGCGCCAACGTGCTGAGCGTGTTCAACACCTACCACGAATGGCACAAGCTGCCCAAGAACGAATGCACCAAGATGTGCAAGGCGTTCCGAATTGTGCGCAGATACAAAGAGACGTGGGAGGTGATCAACAACTCCGAATCGAAGATCGTGGTGGCAGGCAGTGGCATGGTCAGCGGTGGGCGCGTGCTCACGTACTTGCAGCAGTTCATCAACAAACCCGATACAACGGTGCTTCTTGCGGGATTCCAAGCAGAAGGAACGCGCGGAAGAGCACTACTGGAAGGAGCGTCCGAGTTGAAGATCTACGGCAAATATGTGGAGGTGAAAGCGGAGATATTGAACATGCAGACGCTTTCGGCCCATGCCGACCAAGCAGAACTGTTGGATTGGATGAATGCCATTTCCAACAAACCCGAACAGGTTTTCATTGTACACGGAGAACGCCACGCGGCCGATATGTTCCGTGTGAAAGTGCAAGACACCTACGGATGGAACTGTACCGTGCCTGATCTCTACAGCATTGTCGAATTCCCAGTGGAAAACGTAGCGGAAGAGGCATAG
- a CDS encoding alternate F1F0 ATPase, F1 subunit alpha has translation MAEKESNIRLSSALASVEAAADKHRFEPNIRETGKVISVSSGIVRISGLPGVGFEELVKFRSGIYGIALNIDENEVGVVLLGDDALVETGEEVERTGRVMDVPVGNGLLGRVVNSLGEPLDEGKDVLCTERLPIERPAPAIMDRDPVSVPLQTGIKAIDALIPVGRGQRELILGDRQTGKTAIAIDTILNQKDTGVICIYCAIGQRAASVAKVIANLRKHGAMEHTIVVATEGNDSPGLQYIAPYAATSIGEYFMAKGQDVLVIYDDLTQHARAYRELSLLLRRPPGREAFPGDIFYVHSRLLERSTRLNPEHGGGSLTALPIVETEAQNISAYIPTNLISITDGQIYLSPKLFELGVLPAVDVGRSVSRVGGKAQLPAFKSISGNLKLAFSQFEELESFARFGTRLDANTRSIIEHGKRIREVMKQAELRPLTVTAQITVLLSLTGHLFERVPLNKMVEAMLAVESSADQVPTEISKKLLGGSQLDDADIEAVRNICQTILRPFQTLES, from the coding sequence ATGGCAGAAAAGGAATCGAACATACGTCTTTCGTCAGCGCTGGCCTCTGTGGAGGCGGCTGCGGACAAACATCGGTTCGAACCGAATATTCGGGAAACCGGAAAGGTGATCAGCGTGTCTTCCGGCATTGTTCGTATATCCGGTCTACCCGGAGTGGGTTTCGAGGAGCTCGTGAAGTTCCGTTCAGGCATTTACGGCATCGCGCTCAATATTGATGAGAACGAAGTAGGCGTGGTGCTGCTTGGAGATGATGCCCTCGTAGAAACAGGCGAAGAGGTGGAGCGCACGGGAAGGGTAATGGATGTTCCTGTGGGAAACGGCCTGTTGGGAAGAGTGGTCAATTCGTTGGGAGAACCGTTGGACGAGGGAAAAGACGTGCTTTGCACAGAACGTCTGCCCATTGAACGGCCTGCTCCCGCCATTATGGACCGTGACCCGGTAAGCGTACCGTTGCAAACGGGCATCAAAGCCATCGATGCGCTGATCCCGGTCGGTCGTGGGCAGCGGGAACTTATTCTCGGTGACCGCCAAACGGGGAAGACCGCCATTGCCATTGACACGATTCTCAATCAGAAAGACACAGGAGTGATCTGCATCTACTGCGCCATCGGGCAGCGAGCAGCTTCGGTGGCCAAGGTCATTGCCAACCTGCGAAAGCACGGGGCGATGGAGCACACGATTGTGGTGGCCACGGAAGGAAACGATTCGCCCGGATTGCAATACATCGCGCCTTATGCCGCTACCAGTATCGGTGAGTATTTCATGGCAAAGGGACAGGACGTATTGGTTATTTATGACGACCTGACGCAGCACGCGCGTGCTTACAGGGAACTTTCATTGCTGTTGCGCAGACCGCCCGGCAGAGAGGCTTTTCCAGGTGATATTTTCTACGTGCACTCGCGCCTATTGGAGCGAAGCACCCGCTTGAATCCGGAACATGGCGGAGGTTCACTCACAGCGCTTCCCATCGTTGAAACAGAGGCGCAGAATATTTCGGCTTACATTCCAACGAACCTTATTTCCATCACAGACGGGCAGATCTATCTCTCGCCAAAATTGTTTGAGTTGGGCGTGTTGCCAGCGGTGGATGTGGGACGTTCCGTTTCGCGGGTCGGAGGCAAGGCGCAACTTCCAGCGTTCAAGAGCATTTCGGGTAATCTGAAATTGGCCTTTTCGCAGTTCGAGGAACTGGAGAGCTTTGCCCGTTTCGGCACGCGGCTGGATGCGAACACCCGTTCGATCATCGAGCATGGCAAACGTATCCGTGAGGTGATGAAGCAGGCGGAATTGCGGCCGCTTACAGTTACCGCGCAGATTACGGTGCTGCTTTCCCTTACAGGGCATTTGTTCGAACGCGTTCCATTGAACAAGATGGTGGAGGCGATGCTTGCGGTCGAGTCTTCTGCCGATCAGGTTCCTACAGAGATTTCCAAGAAACTGCTTGGAGGTTCGCAGTTGGATGACGCGGATATTGAGGCGGTACGGAACATCTGCCAGACCATTCTCCGACCTTTCCAAACCCTTGAATCCTGA
- the prs gene encoding ribose-phosphate diphosphokinase: MQLILFAIPGNEKLTAQLAERLQGEIGEVNIRQFPDGETYVQVLSEVKGRSVLIVCTLHEPDAKLLPVYFLSNTAKDLGATDVGLVAPYLAYMRQDKRFHPGEGITSEYFGALISRFADSLVTIDPHLHRRSSLAEIYSIKNRVMHAADHISEWIRTNVENPLLVGPDGESEQWVSEVAKNAGSPFIVLTKVRHGDKDVEVSVPHVERYANHTPVLVDDIISTGRTMIETIGHLKAAGMNAPICIGVHAVFAGNAYSELQAAGAARIVTCNTIPHESNAIDISDLLALGL; encoded by the coding sequence ATGCAACTCATTCTATTCGCTATTCCCGGAAATGAAAAGTTGACCGCTCAGCTGGCAGAACGTCTACAGGGCGAGATCGGTGAAGTGAACATCCGCCAGTTCCCTGATGGAGAAACCTACGTGCAGGTTCTCTCGGAGGTGAAGGGGCGAAGTGTGCTTATCGTCTGCACGCTCCATGAGCCCGATGCCAAACTGCTGCCCGTTTATTTCCTTTCCAATACGGCCAAAGACCTCGGAGCCACGGATGTGGGACTGGTGGCGCCTTACTTGGCCTACATGCGGCAGGACAAGCGTTTTCATCCCGGTGAGGGAATCACTTCCGAGTATTTCGGGGCGCTCATCTCGCGGTTTGCAGACAGTCTGGTCACCATCGACCCGCACTTGCACCGCAGAAGTTCCTTGGCAGAGATCTACAGCATCAAGAACCGTGTGATGCATGCGGCAGACCATATTTCGGAGTGGATACGCACGAACGTGGAGAACCCGTTGCTGGTCGGTCCGGATGGGGAAAGCGAACAATGGGTATCGGAAGTGGCGAAGAATGCGGGTTCGCCCTTTATTGTGCTGACCAAAGTGCGGCATGGCGATAAGGACGTGGAGGTTTCTGTGCCGCATGTGGAACGCTACGCCAACCACACGCCTGTGCTGGTGGATGACATCATTTCCACAGGACGGACCATGATCGAGACCATCGGGCATCTGAAAGCCGCTGGCATGAACGCGCCCATCTGCATCGGGGTACATGCCGTGTTTGCAGGCAATGCCTATTCCGAACTTCAGGCCGCAGGGGCCGCACGCATCGTTACCTGCAATACCATTCCGCACGAGAGCAACGCCATCGACATCAGCGATCTGTTGGCCTTGGGGCTGTAA
- a CDS encoding F0F1 ATP synthase subunit gamma, whose amino-acid sequence MESMEILRRRMDSAENLRSIVRTMKALASVNIGQYEAAVKALQEYYATVRLGIASCLNKTAGAVQVATTGRTQRTVCALVMGSDMGLVGRFNENLATYFQEFSQTETDNITVWAVGDRIAPILAENGFSIGKTYNVPNSVEAIAPLVARVLTDSAEALQQRQINELYVFYHQPVEGAGSVLTHQRILPIDSRWQKEFEDVEWPTDKVPEVIGTLDKTLEVFIQEYLFVSLFKASSESLASENASRLAAMQRAEKNIDETLDEMTHRYHTLRQNTIDEELFDVISGFEALSKKEHR is encoded by the coding sequence ATGGAGTCGATGGAGATCTTGCGGAGAAGGATGGACAGCGCGGAGAACCTGCGTTCCATTGTCCGTACCATGAAAGCTTTGGCATCGGTCAATATCGGGCAGTACGAAGCGGCTGTCAAAGCACTTCAGGAATATTACGCCACGGTTCGGCTCGGTATCGCTTCCTGTCTGAACAAAACAGCGGGTGCCGTACAGGTTGCCACAACAGGCCGAACCCAAAGAACGGTCTGCGCCTTGGTCATGGGTTCCGACATGGGATTGGTGGGACGGTTCAACGAAAACCTCGCAACCTATTTTCAGGAATTCAGCCAAACGGAAACGGACAACATAACGGTGTGGGCAGTAGGTGATCGGATCGCGCCCATATTGGCGGAGAACGGTTTCTCCATTGGGAAAACATACAACGTTCCGAACAGCGTTGAGGCCATTGCCCCGTTGGTGGCGCGCGTGCTGACCGATAGTGCGGAGGCGTTGCAACAACGGCAGATAAACGAGCTGTACGTGTTCTATCACCAACCTGTGGAAGGTGCGGGTTCGGTTCTCACGCATCAGCGTATTCTGCCCATTGATAGCCGTTGGCAGAAGGAATTTGAAGATGTCGAATGGCCCACCGATAAGGTTCCCGAAGTGATCGGAACCTTGGACAAAACCTTGGAGGTGTTCATTCAGGAATACCTGTTCGTGTCGCTTTTCAAGGCGTCCTCAGAATCGTTGGCCAGCGAGAATGCAAGTAGATTGGCAGCCATGCAACGGGCAGAAAAGAACATAGATGAGACGCTGGACGAAATGACCCATCGCTACCATACGCTGCGGCAGAACACGATCGATGAGGAACTTTTTGATGTCATTTCAGGGTTCGAGGCGCTATCGAAAAAGGAACACAGATGA
- a CDS encoding T9SS type A sorting domain-containing protein, which yields MIRQMNFRSLLFPLLLLSTWQLRAQVNLIANGSFEETDPLIPEYGGIPCPSSGGQIQIADGWAPAYGTVDYYSTCSNNTYPNYGVPQNLLGFQDPRTGNAYGSFACYTTIWSNAREYLWRELESPLVANQRYYMEYYVSLSDSSNFAVSTLGAFFSSFDTRYLDREQFLTLEPQVEDTSESHPFLDKDEWMKISGTFTASGGEQYVTIGKFRDEADDPLILQVANNNPDRWDEAMYLIDDVSLTRVGDVGIEEPSASLGAYPNPCTDVLYLELPAAQFPLQITVMDVVGRSMETLHSVQGNRYAIDVSAWPSGVYLLRGADEAGRRFSTRVVKQ from the coding sequence ATGATCCGCCAAATGAACTTCCGATCGTTACTCTTTCCGTTACTTCTACTAAGCACTTGGCAATTGCGGGCGCAGGTGAATCTGATCGCTAACGGAAGCTTTGAAGAGACTGATCCGCTCATTCCGGAATACGGTGGGATTCCGTGCCCTTCGTCTGGTGGTCAAATTCAAATCGCTGACGGATGGGCACCTGCATATGGTACGGTAGACTACTACAGCACCTGTAGCAATAATACATATCCAAACTATGGTGTGCCCCAAAATCTGCTTGGGTTTCAAGATCCAAGGACGGGAAATGCGTATGGTTCATTTGCGTGCTACACAACCATTTGGTCAAATGCCAGGGAATATCTTTGGAGAGAACTTGAATCTCCCTTGGTGGCAAACCAACGCTACTACATGGAGTATTACGTCAGTCTCAGTGACAGTTCAAACTTTGCTGTTTCAACACTCGGAGCATTCTTCAGCTCATTTGATACTCGGTACCTTGATAGGGAACAGTTTCTGACCCTTGAGCCACAGGTAGAAGACACCTCTGAAAGTCACCCGTTCTTAGACAAAGACGAGTGGATGAAGATAAGTGGAACCTTTACTGCAAGTGGTGGTGAACAGTACGTAACGATCGGGAAGTTTCGAGATGAAGCCGATGACCCATTGATACTGCAAGTGGCAAATAACAATCCTGACCGTTGGGATGAGGCCATGTACCTTATCGATGATGTGTCGCTGACGCGTGTAGGGGATGTAGGCATTGAAGAGCCCTCGGCTTCGCTTGGGGCTTATCCCAACCCATGCACCGATGTGCTGTATTTGGAACTTCCGGCTGCGCAGTTTCCGCTCCAGATAACGGTGATGGATGTGGTGGGGCGCAGCATGGAGACCCTTCACTCCGTTCAGGGAAACAGGTATGCCATTGATGTTTCCGCATGGCCGAGCGGTGTGTACCTGCTGCGTGGTGCGGATGAGGCCGGCAGGCGTTTTTCGACAAGAGTGGTGAAGCAATAA
- a CDS encoding F0F1 ATP synthase subunit B: MKINWFTVIAQIINFMVLVWLMKKFLYRPILDAVAKREENLRTQLNDAAEKEAVAAKEKEDFIHRNQTFDAQKDDLMKKAVANADAERNRLLDEARQEADALKTKLQKAVVESQEDLRESFERKVREGVFDISAKALHELASADLQTQIVNTLVGRIGEMNESDLKKLTGDEDPKARTITVKSAFELDKEQQKAISTVLEKKASKKIDMEFITDPDAVGGVEISSEGFKLGWTIDEYIRSLEQQTDALLNGSQTAG, encoded by the coding sequence ATGAAGATCAACTGGTTCACGGTCATTGCGCAGATCATCAACTTCATGGTGTTGGTGTGGTTGATGAAGAAATTCCTCTACAGACCCATATTGGATGCGGTGGCGAAGCGGGAAGAGAACCTCCGTACCCAACTGAACGATGCCGCGGAAAAAGAAGCGGTGGCGGCCAAGGAAAAGGAAGATTTCATCCATCGTAATCAGACGTTCGATGCGCAGAAGGATGACCTGATGAAAAAGGCCGTTGCCAATGCGGATGCTGAACGGAATCGGCTGTTGGATGAGGCGCGCCAAGAGGCCGATGCGCTGAAAACGAAACTGCAAAAAGCGGTGGTCGAATCGCAGGAGGATCTGCGCGAAAGTTTTGAACGCAAGGTGCGGGAAGGCGTGTTCGATATTTCGGCAAAGGCGCTGCACGAACTGGCTTCTGCCGATCTTCAGACGCAGATAGTGAATACGCTTGTCGGTCGGATAGGCGAGATGAACGAAAGCGATCTGAAGAAATTGACCGGAGACGAGGACCCGAAAGCGCGGACCATTACGGTGAAAAGCGCTTTTGAGCTCGATAAAGAACAGCAAAAGGCCATTTCAACTGTGCTTGAAAAGAAGGCTTCCAAGAAGATCGATATGGAGTTCATAACCGATCCGGATGCGGTCGGTGGTGTGGAAATCTCTTCCGAAGGATTCAAATTGGGTTGGACCATTGATGAGTACATCCGTTCGCTGGAGCAGCAGACCGATGCATTGCTCAACGGAAGTCAAACCGCGGGATAG